Below is a genomic region from Larimichthys crocea isolate SSNF chromosome IV, L_crocea_2.0, whole genome shotgun sequence.
agtgtgtgtgattcaaAGTGCAGCCGTGTGTTCATGATGGACTGAATGTCCCTGTCCATCCTGAGAGGAGGTCTATGTCCATCCTCTGTTCCTCTAGgacaggggtcttcaacctgtttcagcccaaggaccccttggacaagagacatctcattcatttttttaagcctggccttaaaaataacttttatatttactttattcaacttttatttcaccttattaacttatttatatggtgggttattagcctatagcctatgtgtttatgattggtTATAAGTCATCATTTCTGTTGCGTGTCTTTGGACGTGTCCAATTGGAGTGCGACTGccttcactgtttgtgttttcacaaacacaaacacagtttcccttcagggattaataataaagtatttctaatctaattgtctgcaccctcacattcaccgTTATATTGGTGAAAATGGTcagttattatgacaaaaattggcggaccccctgcagtacctctgcagagGGATCACGGACCCCCCTGTTTGAAGACCCCTGCTCTTGGTGGTTCAGAGGCTAAAACCAGTATCGGGAGCAGCTTTAGAGTGTAACAAGACCAAGACCGAGACAGGACCAAGACTTAGAGGGGTCGAGACCAAGTCCAGACCAAGGCCAAGGCACGACGAGAGCCAGTCATGACCAAGTCCAGACAGTATATAGACTACTTAGGTAGAGAACATGTAGCTAATATTCTCCAAAGTCCGCCGAGcagactgctgtgttttcttttggactcTTTGTGGCTTAAGGAAGTCAGATTTTATCAGAGAGGGTTTGTCTGACGTCTCCTCACAGACACAATCaattaatattaacaaaaatTTGAATTTAGAAATGAGTCAAATGAGCCTGGACCCCCGGGGGcttgctggaaaaaaaaaaaaaaaacctgtgaacAATTTCATCAGAATCACTCTGGTTGTAAAGGGATGAACGATTATGACACATGGATTTCCTTTCATACATTTTGAATATAAAATACTATGGCTTGGCTTAATACTTGTTATTATGGTTATTATTAAAGATGCTCTGCTCACGATTTTTGGGGCAGATCGACCAATTCacgtttatttttctttctttttttaaaaatttgatttgagAAACTTTGCTGCTGTCggtttgtggttttgtggtCAGACCTCCACCTGTCCTCTTTTTAGTTTCTGTGCCACACCCTGGGCTTGTGGGTTTgtaaagcatgtttttttgtctctgtctctgtagcaATCCCAGAGGACCGCGCCCAAGTTGTGGGTTACTCCGGCCCAACAGCGATGGGCGTCCAGCCTGCCCATGAACACTTTGGTCCTGTTCGTGCCCCAACAGGAAGCCTGGGTGGTGGAGAGAATGGGTCGCTTCCACCGAATCTTAGAGCCGGTAATATATCTTTTATTATctatatctttttattttcagaagatTCCCAATCAACGAGCACTGGGGTCATATTAATATATCTCAGCTCAGTAACCCCTTTATCTCTTTTAGGGTTTAAACTTCCTCATACCCATCCTTGACCGAATTCGCTATGTGCAAAGTCTCAAAGAGATTGTCATTGATGTTCCAGAGCAGTCTGCAGTATCTCTAGGTATGTAAAGTGTCAAATCCGTGATGAACACACAGCTAAGCTTGTGTGACATCATTTAACagacatgcagtgtgttttaaatgagtgTAACTTGTTTTTTACAGATAACGTAACACTACAGATTGATGGAGTGCTTTACTTAAGGATCCTAGACCCTTTTAAGGTATGCTGTTAAGAACCGCTTCATTGTGTAGTTACACACAACAAgtaataatgattattttaattaatagtgatagaaatgttgttttttatctctTGACACCAACTGTGTTTGTTCTCAGGCCAGTTACGGTGTCGAGGATCCAGAATACGCCGTCACACAGTTGGCACAGACCACAATGCGCTCAGAACTGGGCAAACTCACACTGGACAAAGTGTTCAGGGTAATCTGTCTTGCATTGTTCCATAGGCCTTTAAGGAATCATGTTGTTTAAAAACTCCTGTTGTTTAAACGGTTGTTTCTTTTAAAGGAAAGAGAGTCCCTCAATTCCAACATTGTCCACTCCATCAACCAAGCTTCAGACGAGTGGGGAATCCGCTGCCTTCGTTATGAAATCAAAGATATACACGTTCCGCCTCGTGTCAAAGAATCCATGCAGATGCAGGTGAGGCAAACAGAATGAACATATTGCTAAGGAAACCAGTGTAATTAAGGggttttaaacttattttattcattaagcATCCAATTAAATTTCCTAAATTCTCAGAGTCTGgcat
It encodes:
- the stoml2 gene encoding stomatin-like protein 2, mitochondrial produces the protein MLRTLCRTGGLLLKQSQRTAPKLWVTPAQQRWASSLPMNTLVLFVPQQEAWVVERMGRFHRILEPGLNFLIPILDRIRYVQSLKEIVIDVPEQSAVSLDNVTLQIDGVLYLRILDPFKASYGVEDPEYAVTQLAQTTMRSELGKLTLDKVFRERESLNSNIVHSINQASDEWGIRCLRYEIKDIHVPPRVKESMQMQVEAERKKRATVLESEGTREAAINVAEGRKQAQILASEGEKAEQINKAAGEAQAVLAKAEAKSKAIRMLSDALTEQNGNAAASLSVAEQYVSAFSNLAKESNTILLPSNTGDISGMVTQAMTIYGTLAKTSTKAAPEAVVGVEEKSEEAANQSASSQ